One stretch of Molothrus aeneus isolate 106 chromosome 2, BPBGC_Maene_1.0, whole genome shotgun sequence DNA includes these proteins:
- the LOC136571377 gene encoding epidermal differentiation-specific protein-like — protein sequence MGKIIVYEHANFQGMSKEFHTNIANLKDADWNDCISSVRVIGHPWVAYQHADYKGQLLVLEEGDHDFVGKKMNDRISSLQVITENLHNPQITLYEHADYQGKSRIIREATNLTRGHDDNTTSSHKVQKGVWLLCEHGDGSGFQYIAREHEHLPNYKAIKFNDKLSFLRPLRPGCGC from the coding sequence ATGGGAAAAATCATTGTTTATGAGCATGCCAACTTCCAGGGTATGTCCAAAGAATTCCACACCAACATTGCCAACCTAAAAGATGCAGATTGGAATGATTGTATCTCCTCAGTGAGAGTAATCGGCCATCCTTGGGTGGCTTATCAGCATGCAGACTACAAGGGACAATTACTGGTACTTGAGGAGGGAGATCATGACTTTGTTGGCAAAAAGATGAATGACAGGATCAGCTCTCTGCAGGTAATCACTGAAAATCTGCACAACCCCCAGATCACTCTCTATGAGCATGCTGATTATCAAGGGAAGAGCAGAATAATAAGAGAAGCAACCAATCTGACCAGGGGACATGACGATAACACCacatcttcacacaaagttcAGAAAGGTGTCTGGCTGCTGTGTGAGCACGGTGATGGAAGTGGATTTCAATACATTGCACGAGAACATGAGCACCTTCCAAACTACAAGGCAATCAAGTTCAATGACAAGCTTTCCTTCCTGCGCCCCCTGCgccctggctgtggctgttAG